Sequence from the Candidatus Eremiobacteraceae bacterium genome:
TTCTACCGGACCGAAGGCGTAGCTGTGCCCCAACACCTCGAACGTGCCCGTGTGGATGACCACGCCGACCAATCCGAGCAGCAACACCAGTCCGCCGGCGCCGTTGTAGATGAGATAACTCCAGGCCGCCCTTCGCGCGTCGGCCGAACCGGCGTAGCCGACGAGCAGCAAGAACACCGGAATCAGCATGAGATCCCAGTAGACGTAGAACAGCAGCAGGTCGCCGGCGGTGAAAAGTCCGAGCAGCGTGGTCTCAAAGATTAAAAGCAAGCACAAGAATCCGCGCAGCCGCCGGGCATCGGCGTAGCTGAACGCGGCCCAGACGGCTGCAACCGACACGAGCGTGGTCAACAGGACGAAGAATAGGCTAAGGCCATCGACGCGGACGTGGTATGCCGCCGTCCACGCGCCGGAGATCCAGGGCAGCGATTGCTCGAGGACCTGGCCCCGGCCGACGGCCAGGAGCCCGAGGCTCAGGACAAACGTGGCGACGGCGCCGAGCAGCGCCACACCTTTGAGCGCGCTAGTGGCGCCGCGCGGAACGATGAGCAACGCCACGGCGGTGACGAGCGGCAGGAAGACGACGTAGTCGATCATCATCGCGCGATCGCCGCCTCAGACGACTGGCCTGCGTGTATGACAAAAGCGTAGTACGCGAGCAGTAGCACGACGCCGATCGCTATCGTCAGGCCGTAGCGGCGCAGCTGGCCCGATTCCCACCAGCGGGCGGCATCGCCCAGCGAGGTCGTCGCACCGGTCAACGCGCGAGGAATGCCGCTGATGACAGCAGGCTCGAAGAACTTGGCGCAAAAAGCAGCGAGCGCATACGCAGGCACTTCAACAACCACGTGATAGACGGCGTCCAAATAGTAGGCGTTGAGCAACAGCTCTCGTGGGCCGGCCAACACGCGCTTGAAATCATCGCGCAGACTCGGCCGGACGACATAGAGCGCGTACGCGGACGCGATGCCGGCGACCGCAAGCAAGAACATGCCGGCGGCGAGGGGCCAGTTCAATTCGGCGATGCTCGGCGCGCGGCCGGTGCCGGCAAGACCGTAGAGCGACAGCTTGCCGAACGATCCGCCGAGGAACGCAGCAAGCGGCGATGCGAAAAAACCGCCGATGGCTGCCATAGCGGCCAGCACCATAACCGGCACGTTCATGGTGAACACTTGGTCGGCGTGCGGTTCGTGCTCGCCGCGATACGTGCCGGCGAAAGTGAGGAACAGCAGCCGGAACATGTAGAAGGCGGTGAGCAGCGCGGCCACGATGAGAAGCCCAGTCAGGACGGGTTGGTGCAGCGCTAACCCCGCGTCGATGATGGAATCCTTCGAGAAGAAGCCGGCGAACGGCGGAACGCCGGAAATGGCCACGGTCCCGATGGCGAACGTCCAGAACGCGAGCGGCATCTTCTTCGCCAAGCCGCCCATCTTGCGGATGTCTTGTTCGCCGCCCAAGTTGTGGATGACGATGCCGGCTGCCAAGAAGAGAAGCGCCTTGAAGAACGCGTGCGTGAGGAAATGAAATGTGCCTGCCGCGTACGCGCCGGCCCCGACGGCGAAGATCATATAGCCGATCTGGCTCATCGTGGAATACGCGAGCACGCGTTTGATGTCGTACTGCACGCACCCGATGGTGGCGGCGAACAGCGCCGATACCGCGCCGACGATGGCGACGGTTTCCGCCGCGGCCGGAGCGTGATCGTAGATGGGATAACAGCGCGCCACGAGGTAGACGCCCGCCGTCACCATGGTGGCCGCGTGAATGAGGGCGCTCACCGGAGTCGGGCCTTCCATCGCGTCGGGCAGCCACGTGTGCAACGGCAATTGCGCGGACTTGGCTACCGCGCCCACGAGAAGCCAGATGCCGATCCACGTCAACGCCGGCGCGCCGATGACTGCAACCCGCGAGAACACACCGTCAAACGAAACGCTGCCCGCGTGCGCGAACATCAAGAACATCGCGATCATGATGCCGACGTCGCCGATGACGTTCATGATTAGCGCTTTGCGCGCTGCGAGCACCGCGACCGGGCGGTCGTAATAAAATCCGATCAGCAAGTACGACGCGAGTCCGACGCCGCCCCAGCCGACGAGCAGCCACAAAAAGTTGTCGGACATCACGAGCAGCAGCATCGTGAAGACGAAGAGGTTCATGTAGGCGAAAAACGTGCGGTAGTCGCGGTCGTGAGCCATGTAGCCGGCCGAATAGAGGTGGATGAGGAATCCGACGCCGGTGATGACGAGCATCCACGTGAGCGCGAGGGGATCGACGAGCAATCCAAACGGAATCGAAAGCGGGCCGATGTGCGCCCAGGTCCCAAGCGTGGTGTGAAGAGCCTGCGCATTCGCCGGCTGATTACCGAGCGTCCATGCCACGATCTTGGTGAGGGCGAACGCGACGAGCATCACCGAATTGCCAATGATCGCCGACGCCGCGCGGGGCATGTAGGGTCCGACGAGCGCGATGAGCACCGCGCCCAGGAGAGGCAGAAACAGGATCGTCAGCGAGAGAGCGGTGAGGGTATCCATCAGCCTCTCATCACCGAGATGTCATCCACGTCGACCTCAGCGCGATGCCGGAACACCATGACGACGATGGCGAGCGCGATCGCCGCTTCAGCCGCCGCGACCGTGATGACGATGAAGACGAAGATCTGGCCGGACATGTCGCCGAAATTGCGGGCGAATGCGGCGAAGGCCAGGTTTCCGGCATTCCACATCAGCTCGACCGACATCAACATGGTGATCGGATTGCGGCGCACCAGAAAACCGACGAGCCCGATGACGAACAGCACCGCCGCAAGGGTGAGGTAGTCGGTGAGCGGGACCTGCGGCATTTTAGAATCGCACCTCTTTGCGTCCGGCCATCAGCACGACGCCGATGATGGCCACGAGCAATATGACGGCCGTCGCTTCGAACGCGAACAAGTGCGTCGTGAGCAACTCCTGGCCGAACGACGGCACGGTGCCGAAGTCGGCCGGCGGAGAGGCGGCCGACGCAGCCCACGCCGCGCGGACGCCGATCGCCATGAGGGCGAGCGCCGCGATGCCGGATAGGATCGAAGGCACGGTTTGGAACGCAAGCCGGCCCTCGCCGCGGTCGACCGGTTGATTGCCGATGGTCAACAGCGCGATGACGAAAAGAAAGAGCACCAGGATCGCGCCTGCGTAGATGATGATCTGCATCATCGCGAGGAACTCGGCCGAAAGCGTGAGGAAAAGCACGGCGAGTGCCGCGAAATTCACGATGAGGCCCACGACCGAGTGGACCGGCTGTCTGCTCGACACCACCGCGATGGCGGTGAAGACCAGCACCGCCGCACAGACCCAGTAAAGCACAAGCATTAAGCTGCTCCGCCGTCCGGCGCGGAAGGCTGGACCGGTGCCGGCGTCACGCCGGGGTCGGTCTGAACGGCGGACTCCGTGTTCGCCATGTGCTGTATGAACTGGTCCTTCACCAACAGCTTGTCCTTGCCGAAGATCAGCCGCTCGCGCGTGTAATCGGCGATGTCGAAGCGTGGCGTCAACACGATGGCGTCGGTCGGACACGCCTCCTCGCACCACCCGCAGAAGATGCAGCGGAGCATGTCGATCTCGTAGCGGTAGCCATATCGTTCGCCGGGTGACGTCGGGTTGGCAGGATCGTTCTCTGCTCCGATGACCGTGATGGCGTTGGCGGGGCAGGCGACCGCGCACAATTCACACCCGATGCAGCGCTCGAGTCCGTCGTCGTATTTGCGCAATTCGTGCACGCCGCGAAAGCGCTCCGGGTGCGGGTATGGTTCGCGCGGGTAGTCGATGGTCGACTTTTTCTTGAACAGATACTTGAGCGTGGTCGCGTGCCCGGTCACGATTCCCCGCACCGCATCGAAGAAATTCATGCGTTACCTTTCCACAGCGCGACGATGGTGGCCGTCACCAACACGTTCAGCACCGCGACAGGCAGCAGCACCTTCCACCCGAACGCCATGAGACGGTCGTAGCGAAGGCGCGGCAGGGTGGCGCGCATCCAGATGAGGACGAATAAGAAGAAGCAGACTTTCAACACGAACCAGACGACGGACAGATACGGCAGCGACGTCAAGAACGGGCCATCCCCGCCTCCGAGAAACAACAGCGTGGCGATGCACGAGACCGTGATCATGTTGATGTATTCCGCGACGAAGAACGTGCCGAACCGGAGGCTCGAATACTCCGTGTGAAATCCGGCCACAAGCTCGGTCTCGGCCTCGGGCAAGTCGAACGGCGCGCGATTGGTCTCCGCGGTTGCGGTGACGAAGTAGATGAGAAAGCCGACGAACTGAGGGATGACGTACCACAAGTGATGTGCCGACTGCGCCGCCGTGATGCCGTTAAGATTGGTCGTACCCGCAAGCAGCAGCACGCCGATTATGGAGAGGCCCATCGCAAGCTCGTACGAGATCATCTGGGCGGTGGAGCGAATGGCGCCCAGCAGCGGCCATTTCGATTGCGATGCCCAGCCTCCAAGCGCGATGCCGTAGACACCGAGCGACGCCGCGGCCAACACGAAGAGTATGCCGACGTTCAGGTCCGCGATGGCGATCGGGCTGCCATCGGGGAACGTGCCGAACGGAATCACCGCGTACGCGAGTACGGCCGTCAAGACTCCGATCGCCGGCGCGAAGCGGTAAAGCAGCGGATCGGCGTCTGCCGGTGTGAGATCTTCCTTTAAGACGAGCTTGACGGCATCCGCCGCCGGCTGGAGCAGACCCCACGGGCCGCACCAGATCGGGCCGAGCCGCATCTGGAACCACGCCAAGATCTTGCGCTCGAACAGCATGAGGTACGCGAATGACGTGATGACGATGAAGATGAGCACGCCGGATTTTATCGCGACGACGATCGCGAACTTGGTCCACGGATCCGCCAGGAGACCGGTCATGCGCTCGCCTGCGCTTCCACGCCTGAGCCGGCAGCGGTCACGCGCCCGAATCCGGATTCGTCGAGCAGCTTGTTGACGGGCGCCTCGGGCATCCCGGCGAGCACGAGCACGAAACCTTGCCGCACATCGTGCGCGATGCGCGTCGCCACGTCGATCGAACCGCCCTTGCCCGTCAGCGTGACGCGATCGCCGTCGGCGACGCCGACGCGGCTTGCGTCGGAGGGATGAAACACCGCATAGGGAGCGGGCCGCATACCCGCGGTTCCAGGGTCGAACGCGACGCCGCCGCCGCCGGCGTAGAGATGCGGAACCGGGATCACGGTGAATGTGCCGTCGCCGGCATTCGCCAGCGCCGGCGGTGTGTCGGCCGATGGGCGCGCAAGCCCAGCGCCATGCACGTGCGCGGAGTGCGCGGCGGTCTCGGCTTGGCCCAACTGGGCGAATAGCACATCCGGGTCGGCGCTCAGCGCGTCGCCGCGGCCGATAGCGCCGGCGAGCGCTGCGATGAGTTGGGCGTCGTCGCGCACTTGGATGGGCGGATCGATGGCGGCGGCGAACGCTTGGCGGCGTCCTTCGAGATTGGTGACGTGGCCGCGCTTTTCGGCGAACGACGCCGCCGCGAATACGACGTCGGCGTAGGCCGCCGTTTCCGTCATGACTTGATCGGCGACTGCGAGGAACGGAATCTTTTCGAACGCGCGGCGCGCGAGATCGCCGTCGGAGAACGTGAGCGCGGGATTTGCACCCACGACGAGGAGCGCGTCGAGTTTACCTTCGGCTGCCGCCGCGAGCATCTGCGATGTGGTCATCCCCGGCGCGCCGGAAGCGGCCGCGTAGCCGGGACCAAGGTTGGGCACGCAGCCTGCGGCTTCGGCGCCGCGCGCATTGCCCGTCGCTCCGACGACGAGCACGCCGACCGGGTGATCGTAACGGTGCAACGTCTCCATCAACCGCTCGAGCGCTTCGGCACTGCGCGGATCGTGACCGTCGTGGATAGCGACGATCTTCTCCGACGACGTCAGCTCTTTCGCGATCTCGGCGACGAAGCCGTCAGCCGGCTCTTCCTTACCATGGTGAACGACGTCGGCGAGCTTGTCAAAAAGACCGGCGATCTCGGCGGGCGGATATTCCACGTAATGGGCTTCGACCGGCAGCTCCGGCCGGTACGGTCCGACGTACACGAGCTTGGCGTGGCGGCGCGCCACCGCCCGTCGAATTCGCAGATCGAGGATGGGCGCTTGTTCCGGCGTCAGTGCGCCGAACATCAAGATCAGCGATGCGTCGTCGAGGTCGGTGAGATGCGCGCCAAACCGGGCGGGCGAAGCGAATTTCTGCGCGTGCGCCCGATGATCGATGTTGTTGGTGCCGAGAACGTCGCGTGCGAATTTCTGCAGCGCGAACGCCTCTTCGTCGGATAGTCTGCCGCCGCCGATGATGCCGACACGCCCGGCCTTCGCGGCCGCGGCGAGCCGCGGCGCCGCGAGCGCGACCGCATCGGCGAACGCGACGTCGGACCGGCCGGCGTCGTCCGTCACCGACGGCATGCGCAGACGGTCCGGCGTGTAGAGGTAGTTGAACGTGTAGCGTCCCCGGTCGCACAGCCAGCCGTCGTCGATGGCGGTGTTCTCGCGCGTGAACGTGCGCATGATGCGTCCGAAGCGAGTGTCGATGCGGAAATTGCACCCGACCGAGCATTGGGTGCACACGGAATCGGCGTGGCCGAGGTCCCAGGGCCGCGAGCGGAAACGATAGGCCTTGCTCGTCAGCGCGCCGACCGGGCAGATCTCGGTCGTGTTGCCCGAAAAGTACGAAGTGTACTCGCCGCCGTTGCGCGTCGCGATCAACGATCCGTAACCGCGATCTTCGACGATGAGGTTGCGTTCTTGCGCGATCTCGTCGTCGAAGCGCGTGCAGCGCCTGCACAAAATGCAGCGCTCTTCGTCGAGCACGATCGTGGGCCCGAGGTCGACCCTCTTGGGCTTGTGCAACTTAGGCTCGGTCAGCCGGCTTTCGCCGGGCCCGTACGACATCGTGAAATCCTGCAGATCGCACTCGCCGCCCTTGTCGCAGATCGGACAGTCCAGCGGATGGTTGAGCAAGAGGAATTCAAGCACGCCCTTGCGCGCCTCGGCCACCTTCGCCGACGACGTATGTACGACCATGCCTTCGGTCACGCGCGTCGCGCAAGCGATCTGAAGCTTCGGCATCTTCTCGATCTCGACGAGGCAGATGCGGCACAGGCCCGCCGGTTCGAGTTTGGGATGATAGCAATAGACCGGGATCTGCGTGCCCAATCGCTTGGCCGCTTCCACGACCAGCATGCCGTCGGGAACCGCAAACGTGTTGCCGTCGATCGTGACGTTGACCGTCCGCGGGTTAACGGGAGTGCCGCTCACGCCGCGCTCTCCTTACGCAGGCGCAGCGGGCAAGCCGATTGGGTCACGTGCGCCTTGAACTCGTCGGGGAAGCGCGTCATCACCGACTGCAGGAACGGCATGATCGAATCGCCGAGCGCGCAGAGATTGGTGCCGGTGATCGTCCGGTTGATGGTTCCGAGGATGCGCAGATCCTGTTCCGATCCTTCGCCGGCTTCCAGGCGCGCGACCATGCGGTGCACCCATTGCCCGCCCTCTCGGCACGGCGTGCACTGGCCGCACGATTCGTGTTCGTAAAAGCGGTTGAGCGTGACCGCCGAACGCACCATGCACGCGGTGTCGTCCATCACCACCACCGCGCCCGATCCCAGCATCGTTTTCTTAGCAGCGAGCGATTCGAAATCGATGCCGCAGTCGAGATCCTCTTCAAAGATCGCCGCCGATGATCCGCCGCCCGGCTGCACCGCTTTGATGCTCCGGCCCGGATTCAAGCCGCCAGCCCAGTCGAAGATCAATTCGCGGACCGTGATGCCCAGCGGGATCTCGTAATTGCCCGGACGCAGCACGTGACCGCTCACGGAGATAACTTTTGGCCCCGGCGACTTCTCGGTCCCGATCGCCGCAAACCACGGCGCGCCGCGCATGATGATATGCGGCACGTACATCAGGGTTTCGACGTTGTTGACGACGGTGGGCATGCTGTAGAGGCCGGCGTTCGCGGGGAACGGCGGCTTGAGCCGAGGTTCGCCGCGTTTTCCCTCGAGCGAGTTCAATTGGGCCGTCTCTTCGCCGCAGATGTACGCGCCCGCACCGCGATGCGCGACGATCTCTACCGAGTAACCGCTGCCCAAGATGTTTTGACCCACGAAGCCGGCGGCGTACGCTTCTGCCAGTGCCTTGCGGAAAGTCCTATAGCCCTGCAAGAATTCGCCGCGAATATAGATGAAGATCTGCTTGGCATTGATCGCGTAGGCGGAGATGATGAGCCCTTCGATGAGATTGAACGGCGAGTTCTCCAACAACATGCGGTCTTTGAACGTGCCCGGTTCGGCCTCGTCGGAGTTGCAGACGAGGTAGCGTGGACGGCCGTCCTTCGGGAGAAAACTCCACTTCTTGCCGGTCGGGAAGCCGGCGCCGCCGCGGCCGCGCAAATTCGAAGCGGAGATCTCGTTGACGATGGCCTCCGGCGTCATGTCGCGCATCGCTTTGGTCAACGCGTCAAAACCGCCGGTCTTGCGGTAGACCGCGAGATCGGTGAGATCGAGCGTGCCGAATCCTTTGGTCAGGACCGGTTCGAAGCTTGCCATCGACTACTCCGCGGGCAACGGCGATGCCGTGGACGATTGCGCGCGCCACTGGTCGAGCAGCGCGTCGAAAGTTGCCGGAGTGACGTCGTACACATACTCCAGATTGTGTTGCAGGCACGGCGCCTTGTCGCAGGCTGCGAGGCACTCCACTTCTTCGTACGTGAACATGCCGTCCGCGGTTGTTTCGAGATGGCCGACACCCAAGCGCTTTTTGATGTGCGCCTGAAGGTCGTCCGCACCGCGAAGCATGCACGCGAGAGTGCGGCAGACCTGGATCACGTGCTTACCGACGGGATGCCTGAACAGCAGACTGTAGAACGAAGCGATCGACTCCACCTCCGCCGGCGTGAGGCGCACGAGTTCCGCCGCATCGGCGATGGCCTGATCCGTGACAGAGCCGTCTTCTTCTTGACAGAACTGCAGAAAGGGTATGAGTGCGGAACGCCGGTCGGGATAGCGCGCGATGAGCTCGCCGCCGCGTTTTTCGCGCTGCGGCGTCATCGGTCGACCTCGCCGAACACAGGATCGAGGCTGCCGATGATGGCGACGACGTCCGCGATGAGATTACCGGGTGCAAGCGCCTTCAATGCCTGCAGGTTGTAGAACGACGGCGGACGCCAGCGCACGCGCCACGGCTTGTTCCCGCCGGCGCTCGTGACGTACATGCCGAGTTCGCCGCGCGGCGACTCGACCGCCTGATAGATTCGGCCTTCCGGCACGTTGAAGCCCGACGACACGAGCTTGAAGTGATGGATGAGCGCCTCCATGGAATGTTGGATATCGGTCTTCGGCGGCGGTACGATTTTCGGATCGTCGATGACAACCGGTCCGCCGGGAAATCTCTCGCGGCCCTGTTTGATGATGCGCCATGCCTGCTGCATCTCATCGAGCCGGACGACGAACCGCCCGTAGCAATCGCCGCCGTCGTGCACGCAGATGTCGAAGTCGTACGTTTCGTAGCCGCTGTACGGCAGCGCCTTGCGTACGTCATAGGCCACGCCGCTCGCCCGGAGGTTTGGTCCGGTCAGGCCCCACGCGATGGCGTCGGCTGCGGATATCCGCCCGACGCCGATCAAGCGGTCCATGATGATGACATTGTTTTCGAGGATGGTGCGCATGTCGGTCAAGCGCTCGGGAAACGACTTGATGAATTCGTCGAGGATATCGAGGAAGCCGGCGGGCACGTCGAGCGCTAGACCGCCGATCCGGAACCACGACTGATGCATGCGCGCGCCCGTGACGAATTCCATGATGCGCAGGATCTGTTCGCGCATCTCGAACGCGTACATGAAAATGGACTGCGCGCCGAGGTCCATCGCGTGCGTGCCGAGCTGCACGAGATTGCTCGCGATGCGCGTCAGCTCCGTGAAGATGACGCGAAGCACTTGGGCGCGCGGCGGGATGATGGCGTCGATGCCGAGCAGTTTTTCAACGGCCAACACGTAGCACAGGCTGTTGGAGAGCGGCGCGAGATAGTCGGCCCGGTCCACAACGGTGATGGCCTGTTGCCAGAAGAGATTTTCCGCTTGTTTTTCGATGCCGGTGTGGAGAAAGCCGATCTCGGATTCCGAGGTGACGACCGTTTCGCCGTCGAGCTTGAGCATGACGCGCAGCACGCCATGCGTGCTTGGATGCTGCGGACCCATGCTGATGACGAGCGTGTCGCGCTCATCGCCCTGCGAGACGATGAGATCCGGATTGTTGTCGAATTTCGAGAGATCGATGACGCTCACGATGGGGTCACCGGCGGAACGGATCCGGGCCTGCCTCCGGCCGCGAATCCACGATCGTGGCCGCGCAACGGATAGTCCTTGCGAAGCGGATGGCCCTGCCAGTCGTCGGGCATGAGGATGCGTGTCAGATTCGGATGCCCGTCGAAGCGAACGCCGAACAGATCGTAGACCTCGCGTTCGGGCCAATTCGCGGCTAGCCAGACGCCGCAGAGCGAAGGCACGGCCGGATCGGTGTCGTCGGGGAACACGCGCAATCGATAGCGCGGCGGATTGGTCACGAGCTTGGCGGTTTCGTCGAGCGCGATGAAGTGGTACGAGATCTCAAAACGCGGCGTGAGCGGGAGGTGATCCGTGGCGCCGATGTCGGCGAGCATGTTGAACCCTGCGGCGCGCAGCACATTGACCGCTGCGTGCAATCCGGCAGGCAGGATCGCCGCCTCATCCATATCGTCGGCGGATGCGGCTTCGAGGAGATTCTCGCCGAGCGCATCGCGCAGCCGCTCGAGAAGTGAGGCCATTCCGGCTCGATCGGGATGCGAGTGGAGGGTCTCAGACATTTTTGGCGAGCACCATCGCCTTGCCGCCGGCTTCGATCTGCTTGCGTAACTGCATGATGGCATAGATCAGCGCGTCCGGGCTCGGCGGGCAGCCGGGCACGTAGACATCGACCGGCAAGATGCGATCGACTCCGGGCAGGATCGCGTAATTGTCGAAAATGCCGCCGGTCGACGCACAGGCGCCCATCGAGATCACCCATTTCGGATCCGGCATCTGGTCGTAGAGATGGCGGAGGATGGGCGCCATCTTGTTGGCGACGCGGCCAGAGACGATCATGAGGTCGCTCTGGCGCGGCGACGACCGGAAAACTTCAGCGCCGAACCGTGACGTGTCATAGCGCGGAGAAACGATCGACATCATCTCGATGGCGCAGCAAGCGAGGCCCATGGTCATCGGCCAGATCGCCGATGTCCGCGCCCAGTTCGCGAATTCGTCGAGTTTGGTGGTGATGAAGGGCTGATGCGGGCTCATCTCCACGAGAAGCCGCCCTTCTTCCAAACATATGCGTAGCCGATTCCGAGCACGACGATGAACGTGACCATCTCAAGCAAACCGAACGAGCCGAGTTCCTTGAGCCGCACGGCCCACGGATAGAATGACGCGGCTTCGACATCGAAGATGACGAACAGCATGGCGACTAAATAGAACCGGACTGGGAAGCGCCCGATCATGGCCGACGTGGGCGGCACGCCGCACTCGTACGCTTCGAGTTTCGTCTTCGTCGGGCGCTTCGCGGTGAAGATGCCCGGCACGGCGCTGATGATCAGCGCGATGACCGCAGCAACGATGAAGAAGATTCCTACGGTCGCCCACGGTGATACTGGCACGCGTCTCTACTCTCCCGGCCTCAAGCAACAGCAACGATCGGAGTTCGCCCGCATAACGCGACTTTGTGAAATTTGTCCCAAAGTCCGGGGTTCGCCCCGAACCCTCGAAAACCTACGAAATCTATCGTCCTTTCCGCGTCCGCCTATCGGCGACGGGCTGTCCTCGTCGGGGACGCAGGCTCGCGTGCATCCGTGCACGCGAACCTGCTCGGCTGCGGAGCCGCTCTCGCCATCCTGGCTCCGCGGCTCCTTAGACGCCCCGCCCAAGAACAGCCCGTCGCCGATAGCGGAGCAACTAAAGGAACGAAAGGTCATCGCAGGTCGGCGTCAGAGAGTTTTCGGCCAGCCACGACGTGTTATATAATCGCGACAGGTATCGCGCGCCGCCGTCGCACAATATCGTGACGACGGTGTTGCCTTTTGGCAAGGTCTTTGCGATGCGCGCGGCTGCGGTGACATTGAGCGCGGCAGATCCGCCGAGCAGCAATCCTTCCTCGCGGACGAGATATTGCGCCATCTCTATCATGGCAAGATCGTCGACGCGGACGGCATCATCGGGTTTCGCCCGCTTGAAATTCTCTGTGATGCGTTTGATGCCGATGCCCTCGCTCACCGAGTCGCCTTCCACATCTAAAGTTCCCGATTTGACGTAACTGTAAAGCGCCGAGCCCATCGGGTCGGCCAACACCGTGCGGATCTGGGAATTGCGTTCCTTCAGATAGGCGGTGACGCCGGCGAACGTGCCTCCGGTGCCGCACGCGCAGACGAACGCATCGATTGTGCCGTGTGTCTGGTCCCATATCTCCGGACCGGTCGATTCGAAATGCCCGCGCCAGTTCGCGGTGTTGTTGAATTGGTCGGCCCAGATGGAATGAGGCGTTTTCTCAGCCGTGCGCCGCGCGACATGATAGTAGTTGGCGTCGTCAGTGAACGGCGCAGCCGGCACGACGCGCACGT
This genomic interval carries:
- the nuoD gene encoding NADH dehydrogenase (quinone) subunit D, with the protein product MSVIDLSKFDNNPDLIVSQGDERDTLVISMGPQHPSTHGVLRVMLKLDGETVVTSESEIGFLHTGIEKQAENLFWQQAITVVDRADYLAPLSNSLCYVLAVEKLLGIDAIIPPRAQVLRVIFTELTRIASNLVQLGTHAMDLGAQSIFMYAFEMREQILRIMEFVTGARMHQSWFRIGGLALDVPAGFLDILDEFIKSFPERLTDMRTILENNVIIMDRLIGVGRISAADAIAWGLTGPNLRASGVAYDVRKALPYSGYETYDFDICVHDGGDCYGRFVVRLDEMQQAWRIIKQGRERFPGGPVVIDDPKIVPPPKTDIQHSMEALIHHFKLVSSGFNVPEGRIYQAVESPRGELGMYVTSAGGNKPWRVRWRPPSFYNLQALKALAPGNLIADVVAIIGSLDPVFGEVDR
- a CDS encoding NADH-quinone oxidoreductase subunit B family protein, whose protein sequence is MSPHQPFITTKLDEFANWARTSAIWPMTMGLACCAIEMMSIVSPRYDTSRFGAEVFRSSPRQSDLMIVSGRVANKMAPILRHLYDQMPDPKWVISMGACASTGGIFDNYAILPGVDRILPVDVYVPGCPPSPDALIYAIMQLRKQIEAGGKAMVLAKNV
- a CDS encoding cysteine synthase A, whose protein sequence is MARSGLRVDGRDLRRRSRASIRPTAALPAGSGARVKIRADLFASVGDTPMLRLPALSAALGRTILGKAEFLNPGGSVKDRAAKAIIEAAERAGELRRGGTIVEGTAGNTGIALALLGNARGYRTIICIPDDQSQEKIDMLRALGADVRVVPAAPFTDDANYYHVARRTAEKTPHSIWADQFNNTANWRGHFESTGPEIWDQTHGTIDAFVCACGTGGTFAGVTAYLKERNSQIRTVLADPMGSALYSYVKSGTLDVEGDSVSEGIGIKRITENFKRAKPDDAVRVDDLAMIEMAQYLVREEGLLLGGSAALNVTAAARIAKTLPKGNTVVTILCDGGARYLSRLYNTSWLAENSLTPTCDDLSFL
- a CDS encoding NADH-quinone oxidoreductase subunit C, whose translation is MSETLHSHPDRAGMASLLERLRDALGENLLEAASADDMDEAAILPAGLHAAVNVLRAAGFNMLADIGATDHLPLTPRFEISYHFIALDETAKLVTNPPRYRLRVFPDDTDPAVPSLCGVWLAANWPEREVYDLFGVRFDGHPNLTRILMPDDWQGHPLRKDYPLRGHDRGFAAGGRPGSVPPVTPS
- a CDS encoding NADH-quinone oxidoreductase subunit A, encoding MPVSPWATVGIFFIVAAVIALIISAVPGIFTAKRPTKTKLEAYECGVPPTSAMIGRFPVRFYLVAMLFVIFDVEAASFYPWAVRLKELGSFGLLEMVTFIVVLGIGYAYVWKKGGFSWR